The Amycolatopsis methanolica 239 nucleotide sequence CTGGGCCTGGTGCAGATGACCCGCAAGAAGATCGGCACCGGCCTGCTCGAAGCGTTCTCCACGACCTGCGAGCACTGCAAGGGCCGGGGCGTCATCGTCTCGACCGAGCCGGTGAAGTCGGGCAACGGCGGCAACGGCGGCGGTCACCAGCACGTCGGTGGCGGCGGCGGTTCGCGCCGGTCGCGTGGCCGGGCCAAGGTCGAGGAGCCGCAGGCGGAGAAGACGCCCGAGCCCTCCCCGGTGCAGCGGGAGAGCACGATCTCGGCCGTCGAGGCCATGGCCAAGGCCGCGAAGATCGCCTCGACGAAGACCGAGGGCGGCGAGAAGCCGGAGACGGGCGCGACCCCGGCCGACGCGGCACCCGCCGAGGCCCACACCGGCGCGGAGAACGCCGCCGGGTCGGGCAGCGGTCGCTCCGAGCGGCGGTCCCGCTCCCGTGGGAAGGCCCGCGCCGAGACGGCCCAGCCCGAAGCCCAGACCCAGCCGAACGCGACGGTCCAGCCCGAGGCGGCACCCCAGCCCGAGCCGGAGACCGCGGGCGCCGCTCCGCAGGCCCAGACCAGCCCGGAGGGCGCGGCGCAGGCTCCCGCTGAGGCGCCGCCGCAGTTCGGGACGACGGCTCACGAGTCAGCTGCTCAGCCCGCGGTTCAGGCTGACGCAGCGGCTCCGTCCGCGCAGGCCGGTTCCGAGGCGCAGCCCGCGCCGTCGGAGCAGCCTGGAGCAGGGACCGAGCCCGCGGCGCAGGCCCAGGGCGAAGCGGCGGAGCAGGCCGGCCCGGAAGGCGCGGTCGAGCCCCCGGTCCAGGTCCGCACCGAGGCGCAGCCTTCGCCGGAGGCAGCGGCACAGCCGCCGACCGGTGAGCCGGCCGCCGCGGAGCAGGCGAAGCCCTCCCGCGCCCGGACCCGGCGGGTCGCCCGCAGGCCCGCGGCGCCCCCGGAGCCGGTCCAGGCCGCCACCGAGGCGCCTCAGGTCACCACCGTCCCGGCCGGCCCCGTGGCCGGCGGACCGGCGTCCACCTCGGAAACCTCCGGCCCCGAAGCCGGCGGGCAGGAGGATTCCGGCGAGACGTCGCCCGAGGTCAGCGTGCCCACCCCGGCCACGAGGACGGTCCGCAGGCGCCCGCGCCGCGCGGCCTCCCGCCCGGCCGGCCCCCCGGTGCACGCGTCGGACCAGAGCTGATCCACCTACGTGAGCCCCGGTGTCAACCGGCACCGGGGCGTCACGTAACCTGTAAGACGGCCCGTCCCCGGACGGGCTATGGCGCGATCACCGGACCGCACACAGCGGGACGTGGCGCAAGCCCTCACCCATTGTCGAGTTAGCAGGAGACTTCCGTGTCGGCGTACGCGATCGTCAAGACCGGCGGCAAGCAGTACAAGGTGGCCGTCGGCGACGTCGTCGAGGTCGAGAAGCTCGAGGGCAAGCCGGGCACCGAGCACTCTTTCCCCGCCGTGCTGTACGTCGACGGCAGCGATGTCACGGCGGATGCCGAAGCACTCGCGAAGATCTCGGTCACCGGCAAGGTCGTCGAGCAGACCAAGGGTCCCAAGATCCGCATCCACAAGTTCAAGAACAAGACCGGCTACCACAAGCGGCAGGGTCACCGTCAGAAGCTGACCCGCGTCGAGGTCACCGGAATCACGAAGTAAGGAGCTGCAGGAGCCATGGCACACAAGAAGGGTGCGTCCAGCTCCCGCAACGGGCGCGACTCCAACCCCCAGTACCTCGGCGTGAAGCGCTACGGCGGTCAGCTCGTGAACGCCGGTGAGATCCTGGTCCGCCAGCGCGGCACCAAGTTCCACCCCGGCCTGAACGTCGGCCGTGGCGGCGACGACACGCTGTTCGCCCTCGCGGCGGGCACCGTCGAGTTCGGCGCGAAGCGTGGCCGCAAGACGGTCAACATCGTCCCGGCCGAGGCCTGAGGGTCCGGCTAGACAACCCAGCACCTTCAGCGAGGGGCGGGCCCGGAACAGATCCGGTCCCGCCCCTTGTTGCTGGAGATGGCTGATATCCCTTCGGAGAAACGAGAAGAGGCTTCACGATGGCGTCCCGGTTCGTTGACCGCGCGGTGATCCACGTCGCCGCGGGCGACGGCGGGCACGGCTGTGCCTCGATCCACCGCGAGAAGTTCAAGCCGCTCGGCGGCCCCGATGGGGGCAACGGCGGCAACGGCGGCGACGTGCGACTCGTCGTCGACCCGAACGTGCACACGCTGCTCGACTTCCACTTCCACCCGCACGCCAAGGCGACCAACGGCCGCCAGGGCCAGGGCAGCCACCGCGCGGGCGCGGCAGGCGAGACCCTGGAGCTCAAGGTGCCCGACGGCACCGTCGTGATGTCCGAGGACGGCGAGGTCCTGGCGGACCTGGTCGGTCCGGGCACGACGTTCGTCGCCGCCCAGGGCGGGCGCGGTGGCCTCGGCAACGCGGCGCTGGCGTCCAAAGCGCGCAAGGCGCCCGGGTTCGCCCTGCTCGGCGAGCCCGGTGAGGAACGCAGCCTCGTGCTGGAGCTGCGCTCGGTCGCCGACGCCGGCCTGCTCGGCTTCCCGTCGGCAGGCAAGTCGTCGCTGATCTCGGTGCTGTCCGCGGCCAAGCCGAAGATCGCCGACTACCCGTTCACGACGCTGGTGCCGAACCTCGGCGTGGTGAACGCCGGCGACACCGTGTTCACGATGGCCGACGTGCCCGGTCTGATCCCCGGCGCGAGCGAGGGCAAGGGCCTCGGCCTGGACTTCCTCCGCCACATCGAACGCTGCGCGGTGCTGGTGCATGTCGTCGACTGCGCGACCTACGACCCGGGCCGCGACCCGGTGTCCGACGTGGACGCGCTGGAGGCCGAGCTGGCCCGCTACACCCCGGCGCTCGGCGGCGAGCTGGACTCCCGGCCACGGGTCGTGGTGCTCAACAAGATCGACGTGCCGGACGCGGCCGAGCTGGCCGAGATGGTGCGTGGCGAGTTCGAGGCGCGTGGCCTGCCGGTGTTCGAGGTCTCCACGGTGACCCGCCAGGGCCTGCGTGAGCTGACCTTCGCGCTCGCCAAGGAGGTCGAGAAGTACCGGGCGGCGCAGCCGGAGGCGGAGCCGACGCGGATCGTGCTGCGGCCGGTGGCGGTCGACGACTCGGGCTTCACCATCGAGGAGGACCCGGAGGAGCCGGGCGGCTTCATCGTGCGCGGCGCGCGCCCCGAGCGGTGGATCCGGCAGACCGACTTCGGCAACGACGAGGCCGTGGGCTACCTCGCGGACCGGCTCAACCGGCTGGGTGTCGAGGACGCGCTGGCCAAGCGCGGCGCCGAGCCGGGCTGCCCGGTGACGATCGGCAACATCACGTTCGAGTGGGAGCCCTCCACGCCGGGCGTGGCGGCGCGCATGACTGGCCGGGGCACCGACGCGCGGCTGGAGCAGAACAACCGCGTGTCGGCGGCCGAGCGCAAGGAAGCCCGGCGCATCCGCCGTGACGGGCCGGACCAGCCCGAGGACGAGGACGCGACAGCACGATGAGCGTGGCCCGCAAAGCCGTCGCGGCGGCGGAACGGCTGGTCGTCAAGGTCGGCTCGTCGGCGCTGACCACCGCCGGTGACGGGCTCGACGTGACGCGGCTGAACGCGCTGGTCGACGCCATCGCGGCGCGGATCGCGCAGGGCAGCCAGATCGTGCTGGTGTCCTCGGGTGCGATCGGCGCCGGGCTGGCGCCGCTCGCGCTCGGCAAGCGGCCGCGGGACCTGGCAACCCAGCAGGCCGCGGCGAGCGTCGGCCAGTTGCAGCTCGCGCACGCCTACGCGGAGTCGTTCGGCCGGTACGCGCTGACGGTGGGCCAGGTGCTGCTCACTTCCGACGATGTCGTGCGCCGCGCGCACTACCGCAACGCGCAGCGGACGTTCTCCCGCCTGCTGGCGCTGGGCGCGGTGCCGGTGGTCAACGAGAACGACACGGTGGCCACCGAGGAGATCAAGTTCGGCGACAACGACCGCCTGGCGGCGCTGGTGGCGCACCTGGTCGGCGCCGACGCCCTGGTCCTGTTGTCCGATGTGGACGGTCTGTACGACGGGGATCCGCGGTCGGGTTCGACGCGGCGCATCGCCGAGGTGACCGGCCCGGCGGATCTGGAGGGCATCGCCGTCGGCATGTCCAGCTCGGGGCTCGGCACCGGCGGGATGGTGTCGAAGCTGGCCGCGGCACGCACGGCCGCGTCGGCGGGGATCCCGGTGCTGCTGGCCGCGGCGTCGGACGCTTCGCGGGCGTTGTCGACGGCCGAGGTCGGTACTGCGTTCCGGGCGGCCGACAGCCGGCTGTCCGCGCGCCGGTTCTGGCTCGGCTACGCGGCGGGGACGCGGGGGCGTCTGCACCTGGACGACGGTGCGGTGGCCGCGGTGGTGCGCCGGCGCCGGTCGTTGCTGGCGGCGGGGGTCACCGGTGTCGACGGTGACTTCGAGGCGGGCGACGTGGTGGAGCTGGTCGACGCGGCGCAGCGTGTGGTGGCCCGTGGTGTGGTGGCGTTCGACGCGGGGGAGTTGCCCGAGCTGATCGGCCGGTCCAGCCACGAGCTGCCGGAGGAGCAGCGGCGGGAGGTCGTGCACGCCGACGATCTGGTGCCGTTCCGCCGTTAACGCAGTTCCGTGCCCTTCGTTTCGGGGAGGGTGAGCAGCACGAGGAACGCGATCAGCGCGCCGGCCGCGACATACCAGAAGAACAGGATCGACGCCCCGGCGGCGGAGAGCGTGCTGATGACCAGCGGTGCGGTGCCGCCGAACACGGCGACGGTGAGGTTGTACCAGGCGCCGATGCCGAGGCCGCGCAGTTCCGTGGGGAACAGTTCGCTCATGATCGCGGGCGCGAGGCTGGACAGGGCGGCGTAGAGCCCGAGGCCGACGCAGAAGACGACGAGCAGGTTGCCGAGGCCGGGTTTGACCAGGGCGGACAGCGGCACGATGAGGATCGCGGTGGCTGCGGACCAGGCGAACAGC carries:
- the rpmA gene encoding 50S ribosomal protein L27, which produces MAHKKGASSSRNGRDSNPQYLGVKRYGGQLVNAGEILVRQRGTKFHPGLNVGRGGDDTLFALAAGTVEFGAKRGRKTVNIVPAEA
- the proB gene encoding glutamate 5-kinase, which encodes MSVARKAVAAAERLVVKVGSSALTTAGDGLDVTRLNALVDAIAARIAQGSQIVLVSSGAIGAGLAPLALGKRPRDLATQQAAASVGQLQLAHAYAESFGRYALTVGQVLLTSDDVVRRAHYRNAQRTFSRLLALGAVPVVNENDTVATEEIKFGDNDRLAALVAHLVGADALVLLSDVDGLYDGDPRSGSTRRIAEVTGPADLEGIAVGMSSSGLGTGGMVSKLAAARTAASAGIPVLLAAASDASRALSTAEVGTAFRAADSRLSARRFWLGYAAGTRGRLHLDDGAVAAVVRRRRSLLAAGVTGVDGDFEAGDVVELVDAAQRVVARGVVAFDAGELPELIGRSSHELPEEQRREVVHADDLVPFRR
- the obgE gene encoding GTPase ObgE, producing MASRFVDRAVIHVAAGDGGHGCASIHREKFKPLGGPDGGNGGNGGDVRLVVDPNVHTLLDFHFHPHAKATNGRQGQGSHRAGAAGETLELKVPDGTVVMSEDGEVLADLVGPGTTFVAAQGGRGGLGNAALASKARKAPGFALLGEPGEERSLVLELRSVADAGLLGFPSAGKSSLISVLSAAKPKIADYPFTTLVPNLGVVNAGDTVFTMADVPGLIPGASEGKGLGLDFLRHIERCAVLVHVVDCATYDPGRDPVSDVDALEAELARYTPALGGELDSRPRVVVLNKIDVPDAAELAEMVRGEFEARGLPVFEVSTVTRQGLRELTFALAKEVEKYRAAQPEAEPTRIVLRPVAVDDSGFTIEEDPEEPGGFIVRGARPERWIRQTDFGNDEAVGYLADRLNRLGVEDALAKRGAEPGCPVTIGNITFEWEPSTPGVAARMTGRGTDARLEQNNRVSAAERKEARRIRRDGPDQPEDEDATAR
- the rplU gene encoding 50S ribosomal protein L21: MSAYAIVKTGGKQYKVAVGDVVEVEKLEGKPGTEHSFPAVLYVDGSDVTADAEALAKISVTGKVVEQTKGPKIRIHKFKNKTGYHKRQGHRQKLTRVEVTGITK